The Budorcas taxicolor isolate Tak-1 chromosome 5, Takin1.1, whole genome shotgun sequence genome includes a window with the following:
- the LOC128047413 gene encoding olfactory receptor 6C76-like, giving the protein MYLEAIMENRTSVTVFILVGLTEDPKLKIVLFIFLLLTYLLSISGNLTIITLTLLDSHLKTPMYFFLRNFSFLEISYTTVCIPKLLASMAIGDKTITYNCCAAQLFFAFLLGASEFYLLAAMSYDRYVAICKPLHYTTIMSNKICIQLVLSSWMAGFLIIFPGLILGLTLDFCNSNVIDHFYCDTVPLLQISCTDTHLIEMLSFILALMTLLITLVLVILSYTYIALTIIKIPSANQRKKAFSTCSSHMIVISLSYGSCIFMYVSPSAKQRISLVKGVAVLNTSVAPLLNPFIYTLRNQQVKQAFKNLLKRLLSLFK; this is encoded by the coding sequence GAGGCAATAATGGAAAACCGTACATCAGTGACTGTGTTTATCTTAGTAGGATTGACAGAGGACCCCAAATTGAAGATTGTGCTATTTATCTTCCTGCTTCTCACCTATTTGTTAAGCATCTCAGGCAACTTGACTATCATTACCCTCACTTTGCTTGATTCTCATCTCAAGACTCCTATGTACTTCTTTCTTCGAAATTTTTCCTTCTTAGAAATTTCCTATACAACAGTCTGTATTCCCAAATTGCTTGCTAGTATGGCAATTGGTGACAAAACCATTACCTATAACTGTTGTGCAGCTcagttattttttgctttccttcttggCGCATCTGAATTTTATCTCCTGGCTGCCATGTCCTATGATCGTTATGTTGCCATCTGTAAACCCTTGCATTATACAACCATCATGAGCAACAAAATCTGTATCCAGCTGGTCCTTAGCTCTTGGATGGCTGGTTTCCTCATCATTTTTCCAGGACTCATTTTAGGCTTAACCTTGGATTTCTGTAACTCCAATGTCATTGATCATTTCTACTGTGACACTGTTCCTCTCCTGCAAATCTCCTGCACAGATACGCATTTGATTGAAATGCTGAGTTTCATCCTAGCCCTGATGACTCTACTCATCACTTTGGTGTTAGTGATTCTATCATACACATATATTGCCCTGACAATAATAAAAATTCCTTCTGCCAACCAGAGAAAAAAGGCTTTTTCCACTTGTTCTTCTCACATGATTGTTATCTCCCTCTCATATGGCAGCTGCATCTTTATGTACGTGTCACCCTCAGCCAAACAGAGGATCTCCTTAGTGAAGGGAGTCGCGGTTCTCAATACCTCTGTTGCCCCACTTTTGAACCCCTTTATTTATACTCTAAGGAACCAGCAGGTGAAGCAAGCCTTTAAAAACTTGCTAAAAAGACTTCTGTCTTTATTCAAGTAA